The Cellulomonas fulva genome includes a window with the following:
- the hisG gene encoding ATP phosphoribosyltransferase, giving the protein MLRIAVPNKGSLSEPAVEMLREAGYRQRRDSRELVLPDPDNDVEFFFLRPRDIAVYVGAGTVDVGITGRDLLLDSESAAVEHLPLGFARSTFRFATTAGTMTDVAQIAGQRVATSYPVLVRTVLGDRGVEPAGVVRLDGAVESAIRLGVADVIADVVETGSTLRAAGLEIFGEPLLRSEAVLVRRSDVAVPAGLDVLTRRLQGVLTAREYVLMDYDVPLTLVDAAVAVTPGLESPTVSPLHNRDWAAVRAMVRRDQTNRVMDQLYDLGARAILVTSIHACRI; this is encoded by the coding sequence GTGCTGCGCATCGCCGTCCCCAACAAGGGCTCCCTGTCCGAGCCCGCCGTCGAGATGCTCCGCGAGGCGGGCTACCGCCAGCGCCGCGACTCGCGCGAGCTCGTCCTGCCCGACCCGGACAACGACGTCGAGTTCTTCTTCCTGCGGCCGCGGGACATCGCGGTGTACGTGGGCGCGGGGACCGTCGACGTGGGCATCACCGGCCGGGACCTGCTGCTGGACTCGGAGTCCGCGGCGGTCGAGCACCTGCCGCTCGGCTTCGCGCGGTCGACGTTCCGGTTCGCGACGACGGCGGGCACCATGACCGACGTCGCGCAGATCGCCGGGCAGCGCGTCGCCACGTCCTACCCGGTGCTGGTGCGCACCGTGCTCGGCGACCGCGGCGTCGAGCCGGCCGGCGTGGTGCGGCTCGACGGAGCCGTCGAGAGCGCGATCCGCCTCGGCGTGGCCGACGTGATCGCGGACGTCGTGGAGACGGGCTCGACGCTCCGCGCGGCGGGCCTGGAGATCTTCGGCGAGCCGCTGCTGCGCTCGGAGGCCGTGCTCGTGCGCCGCTCCGACGTCGCGGTGCCGGCCGGGCTCGACGTGCTGACGCGCCGCCTGCAGGGCGTCCTGACGGCGCGCGAGTACGTGCTGATGGACTACGACGTGCCGCTCACGCTCGTCGACGCGGCCGTGGCGGTCACGCCGGGGCTCGAGTCGCCGACGGTCTCCCCGCTGCACAACCGCGACTGGGCCGCGGTGCGCGCGATGGTGCGCCGCGACCAGACCAACCGCGTGATGGACCAGCTCTACGACCTGGGCGCGCGCGCGATCCTGGTGACCTCGATCCACGCCTGCCGGATCTGA
- the pnuC gene encoding nicotinamide riboside transporter PnuC, translating into MSGPLGWLFDATVTVAGHEILWREIVGNLFGLASAVGGLRRRVWAWPVGIVGNVLLFTVFLGAVFDTPQHRDLYGQAGRQVFFVVVSVYGWARWSATRRAAREAGVPDAPAVEPRWAGPRGWVLIATTAVVGTVGFAWVFQQLGSWGPWADAWIFTGSLLATYGMARGWIEFWLIWIAVDAVGVPLLLSAGYYPSAVLYVVYAGVVGYGFVVWWRARRAAGDAAAVPAAEPETGALGAASSLGRREDV; encoded by the coding sequence GTGAGCGGACCGCTGGGCTGGCTGTTCGACGCGACCGTCACCGTCGCGGGCCACGAGATCCTGTGGCGGGAGATCGTCGGCAACCTGTTCGGGCTCGCGTCCGCGGTCGGCGGTCTGCGTCGCCGGGTCTGGGCGTGGCCGGTGGGCATCGTCGGGAACGTCCTGCTGTTCACGGTCTTCCTCGGCGCGGTCTTCGACACCCCGCAGCACCGCGACCTGTACGGCCAGGCCGGCCGGCAGGTGTTCTTCGTCGTGGTGTCCGTGTACGGCTGGGCGCGGTGGAGCGCGACCCGGCGGGCCGCGCGCGAGGCCGGCGTACCGGACGCCCCCGCCGTCGAGCCGCGGTGGGCGGGTCCGCGGGGCTGGGTCCTCATCGCGACCACCGCGGTGGTCGGCACGGTCGGCTTCGCCTGGGTGTTCCAGCAGCTCGGCTCCTGGGGGCCGTGGGCGGACGCCTGGATCTTCACCGGCTCGTTGCTGGCGACGTACGGCATGGCGCGCGGCTGGATCGAGTTCTGGCTGATCTGGATCGCGGTCGACGCGGTGGGCGTCCCGCTGCTGCTCTCGGCCGGCTACTACCCGTCGGCCGTGCTGTACGTCGTGTACGCCGGCGTCGTCGGCTACGGCTTCGTGGTGTGGTGGCGCGCCCGGCGGGCTGCCGGGGACGCCGCTGCCGTCCCAGCGGCCGAACCCGAGACGGGGGCGCTCGGCGCTGCGTCTAGTCTTGGCCGACGTGAAGACGTTTGA
- a CDS encoding helix-turn-helix transcriptional regulator: MVTQIDAAERLLNLLIALVNSRGRMTKEQVRASVAGYADAPSDESFERMFERDKDTLRELGIPLVTVTDPGHGDDIGYRIDLETYALPPIDLTAAELGVLTLAAQTWQDRTMRGDTARALTKLRAVGQGPGETDLVAGLAPRVRSGGGAFAPLLDAAQERQAVRFTYRAANTGEVRERRVEPWQLLARRGGWVLVGRDLDRGASRSYRLSRIEGAVRPVGPPGAFEPPGQAEVDAALAAWREGPARTATLALLPERAEAARVRAVTPPPDTADLLARLRDDEGTAGLLAGRDVVHVGYRNAWELAEELVGYGDAVLVLDPPEVRDHVLWMLAQATGLAPRGGSSDPEVARG, encoded by the coding sequence ATGGTCACCCAGATCGACGCGGCCGAGCGTCTCCTCAACCTCCTCATCGCCCTGGTGAACTCCCGTGGGCGGATGACCAAGGAGCAGGTGCGCGCCTCCGTCGCCGGCTACGCCGACGCGCCGTCGGACGAGTCCTTCGAGCGGATGTTCGAGCGGGACAAGGACACCCTGCGCGAGCTCGGCATCCCGTTGGTCACGGTCACCGACCCGGGTCACGGCGACGACATCGGCTACCGGATCGACCTCGAGACCTACGCGCTGCCCCCGATCGACCTGACCGCGGCCGAGCTCGGTGTCCTCACCCTCGCCGCGCAGACGTGGCAGGACCGGACCATGCGCGGCGACACGGCCCGCGCGCTGACGAAGCTGCGCGCGGTCGGGCAGGGGCCGGGGGAGACCGACCTGGTCGCCGGCCTGGCGCCGCGCGTGCGCTCCGGCGGCGGGGCGTTCGCGCCCCTGCTGGACGCCGCGCAGGAGCGTCAGGCGGTGCGCTTCACGTACCGCGCCGCGAACACCGGCGAGGTCCGGGAACGCCGGGTCGAGCCGTGGCAGCTCCTCGCCCGGCGCGGTGGCTGGGTGCTGGTCGGACGCGACCTGGACCGCGGAGCGAGCCGCTCCTACCGGCTGAGCCGCATCGAGGGCGCGGTGCGGCCCGTGGGCCCGCCCGGCGCGTTCGAGCCGCCCGGTCAGGCGGAGGTCGACGCGGCGCTGGCCGCCTGGCGCGAGGGTCCGGCGCGGACGGCGACGCTCGCGCTGCTCCCGGAGCGTGCCGAGGCCGCGCGCGTGCGCGCCGTCACGCCGCCGCCGGACACCGCGGACCTCCTCGCGCGGCTGCGGGACGACGAGGGCACGGCCGGGCTGCTCGCCGGGCGCGACGTGGTGCACGTCGGGTACCGCAACGCCTGGGAGCTGGCCGAGGAGCTCGTCGGGTACGGCGACGCGGTCCTGGTGCTGGACCCCCCGGAGGTGCGCGACCACGTGCTGTGGATGCTGGCGCAGGCGACGGGGCTCGCGCCGCGCGGGGGCTCGTCGGACCCGGAGGTGGCCCGTGGCTGA
- a CDS encoding helix-turn-helix transcriptional regulator yields the protein MAERASDRVVRLLGMIAYLDRHEDASVDQLAEQFGVTPRQVMADVDTLWVTGTPGYLPYDLIDFDSLALDRGVVRLTESRNMTRPLRLSAREGVALVAALRALDAGLAGALDDERAAVVRSALHKLTAAVGDAAGTVDVTLTLAAQPAVAAALAQALRDGRRLHLRYVNAADVASERDVDPVRLVTDADRSYLLAWCHAVEGERLFRVDRILAARVLDEPAERHEVTGGEFLPGPEGDLVTLRLRSRARWIAETSPVEDVRNLDDGSFEVDLRVVSHAWLRHLVLQAADDVLAIHPQGVADEVAATARATLAAYGPLAVDPRDA from the coding sequence GTGGCTGAGCGCGCGAGCGACCGCGTGGTGCGGCTCCTGGGCATGATCGCGTACCTCGACCGGCACGAGGACGCGTCGGTGGACCAGCTCGCCGAGCAGTTCGGGGTGACACCGCGCCAGGTCATGGCGGACGTCGACACGCTCTGGGTGACCGGCACGCCGGGCTACCTGCCGTACGACCTCATCGACTTCGACTCCCTCGCGCTCGACCGCGGCGTGGTCCGGCTCACCGAGTCCCGCAACATGACCCGCCCGCTGCGGCTCAGCGCGCGTGAGGGCGTCGCGCTCGTGGCCGCGCTGCGCGCGCTGGACGCGGGCCTCGCGGGCGCGCTGGACGACGAGCGAGCGGCCGTCGTCCGCTCCGCGCTGCACAAGCTCACCGCCGCCGTGGGCGACGCGGCCGGCACGGTCGACGTCACCCTGACGCTCGCCGCGCAGCCGGCGGTCGCGGCCGCGCTCGCCCAGGCGCTGCGCGACGGGCGCCGCCTGCACCTGCGGTACGTCAACGCGGCCGACGTCGCGTCCGAGCGCGACGTCGACCCGGTGCGCCTCGTCACGGACGCCGACCGCTCCTACCTGCTCGCGTGGTGCCACGCGGTCGAGGGGGAGCGGCTGTTCCGCGTCGACCGCATCCTGGCCGCCCGCGTGCTCGACGAGCCCGCGGAGCGGCACGAGGTCACGGGTGGCGAGTTCCTGCCCGGACCCGAGGGCGACCTCGTGACGCTGCGCCTGCGCAGCCGCGCCCGGTGGATCGCCGAGACGAGCCCGGTCGAGGACGTGCGCAACCTCGACGACGGCTCGTTCGAGGTCGACCTGCGCGTCGTCAGCCACGCCTGGCTGCGTCACCTGGTGCTGCAGGCGGCCGACGACGTGCTCGCGATCCACCCCCAGGGCGTCGCCGACGAGGTGGCCGCCACCGCCCGGGCGACGCTCGCGGCGTACGGCCCCCTCGCGGTGGACCCGCGGGACGCATGA
- a CDS encoding phosphoribosyl-ATP diphosphatase yields MKTFEALFAELSEKAVSRPAGSGTVAELDAGVHAIGKKIVEEAAEVWMAAEHEGDERTAEEISQLLYHLQVLMVARGLTLDDVYAHL; encoded by the coding sequence GTGAAGACGTTTGAGGCGCTGTTCGCCGAGCTGTCCGAGAAGGCGGTGAGCCGGCCCGCAGGCTCGGGGACCGTCGCCGAGCTGGACGCGGGCGTGCACGCGATCGGCAAGAAGATCGTCGAGGAGGCGGCCGAGGTCTGGATGGCCGCGGAGCACGAGGGTGACGAGCGGACGGCCGAGGAGATCTCGCAGCTGCTCTACCACCTGCAGGTGCTCATGGTCGCGCGCGGGCTCACGCTCGACGACGTCTACGCCCACCTCTGA
- a CDS encoding DUF3866 family protein: protein MIRWRAGVVEEVGASWPGAVELVVALDEPWSDPTLPARVKALAYPALVGELGVGRRVLLNVSALARGLGTGGYALVVAPGDGRPADPPGRRGHLVKARYTPLQAMVLGVDDQESEHHETLRDADDLEGMPVVVADLHSALPAIVAGTRTAAARAGRTPPSVAYVMTDGGALPAWFSRAAAGLREAGWIDAVVTAGQSFGGDLEAVSVHTALLAARHVLRADLAVVVQGPGNLGTGTRWGFSGVAAGEAVNAAGVLGGRPVASLRVSGADPRERHLGISHHSLTAYGRVALVPADVVVPTFDVDDDELTALGRRVHAQAVALGEPHGRHRLVEVHAGADLRSALTASPVRLSTMGRGLEQDPAAFLAAAAAGVHAVSLL, encoded by the coding sequence GTGATCAGGTGGCGCGCAGGGGTCGTGGAAGAGGTCGGCGCCTCGTGGCCCGGCGCCGTCGAGCTGGTGGTGGCGCTGGACGAGCCGTGGTCGGACCCGACCCTCCCGGCGCGCGTGAAGGCCCTCGCCTACCCCGCGCTCGTGGGCGAGCTCGGCGTGGGTCGGCGCGTCCTGCTCAACGTGAGCGCGCTCGCGCGGGGGCTCGGGACCGGCGGGTACGCGCTCGTCGTCGCGCCGGGCGACGGCCGACCCGCCGACCCGCCTGGCCGGCGGGGCCACCTCGTCAAGGCGCGCTACACCCCGCTGCAGGCCATGGTGCTGGGCGTCGACGACCAGGAGTCGGAGCACCACGAGACGCTGCGTGACGCCGATGACCTCGAGGGGATGCCGGTCGTCGTCGCGGACCTGCACTCGGCACTGCCCGCGATCGTCGCCGGCACGCGGACGGCCGCCGCACGGGCGGGCCGCACCCCGCCCTCGGTGGCGTACGTCATGACCGACGGCGGCGCGCTGCCCGCCTGGTTCTCGCGGGCCGCCGCCGGCCTGCGGGAGGCCGGGTGGATCGACGCGGTCGTCACCGCGGGCCAGTCCTTCGGGGGCGACCTCGAGGCCGTGTCCGTCCACACGGCCCTGCTCGCCGCACGGCACGTGCTGCGCGCGGACCTCGCGGTCGTCGTCCAGGGCCCGGGGAACCTGGGCACGGGCACGCGGTGGGGCTTCTCCGGGGTGGCCGCGGGCGAGGCCGTGAACGCGGCGGGCGTCCTGGGGGGCCGCCCCGTCGCGTCCCTGCGCGTCTCCGGCGCGGACCCGCGGGAGCGGCACCTCGGGATCTCGCACCACTCGCTCACGGCCTACGGCCGGGTCGCGCTGGTCCCCGCGGACGTCGTCGTGCCGACCTTCGACGTGGACGACGACGAGCTGACCGCGCTGGGCCGCCGCGTGCACGCCCAGGCCGTCGCGCTCGGCGAGCCGCACGGCCGGCACCGCCTGGTCGAGGTGCACGCGGGTGCGGACCTGCGGTCGGCGCTCACCGCCTCGCCGGTGCGGCTGTCGACCATGGGCCGGGGGCTCGAGCAGGACCCGGCCGCGTTCCTCGCGGCGGCCGCCGCCGGGGTCCACGCGGTGTCGCTGCTCTGA
- the rpe gene encoding ribulose-phosphate 3-epimerase, protein MAVKIAPSILSADFVNLERDLQRIANADLVHVDVMDNHFVPNLTLGLPIVQRIVEVSPVPVDVHLMIEDADRWAPEFARAGASSVTFHAEATQAPVRLARELRSLGARAGVGLRPASPVEPFLDLLPELDMVLVMTVEPGFGGQSFIEGMLPKIRRTRQAIAQAGTGTWLQVDGGISRSTIARVAQAGADVFVAGSAVYGADDVAAEIDALRTLGSTIQA, encoded by the coding sequence GTGGCCGTGAAGATCGCTCCCAGCATCCTGTCCGCCGACTTCGTCAACCTCGAGCGCGACCTGCAGCGCATCGCGAACGCCGACCTGGTGCACGTCGACGTGATGGACAACCACTTCGTGCCGAACCTCACGCTCGGGCTGCCGATCGTGCAGCGCATCGTCGAGGTCTCGCCCGTGCCGGTGGACGTGCACCTCATGATCGAGGACGCCGACCGCTGGGCGCCGGAGTTCGCCCGCGCCGGGGCGTCGTCGGTGACGTTCCACGCCGAGGCGACGCAGGCGCCGGTGCGGCTGGCGCGCGAGCTGCGGTCGCTCGGGGCGCGGGCCGGCGTGGGCCTGCGCCCGGCGTCGCCCGTGGAGCCGTTCCTCGACCTGCTCCCGGAGCTCGACATGGTGCTCGTCATGACGGTCGAGCCGGGGTTCGGCGGCCAGTCGTTCATCGAGGGGATGCTGCCGAAGATCCGCCGGACGCGGCAGGCCATCGCGCAGGCCGGGACCGGCACGTGGCTGCAGGTCGACGGCGGGATCTCGCGGTCGACGATCGCGCGCGTCGCGCAGGCCGGGGCGGACGTGTTCGTCGCGGGGTCCGCGGTGTACGGCGCCGACGACGTCGCGGCCGAGATCGACGCGCTGCGCACCCTCGGGTCGACGATCCAGGCCTGA
- a CDS encoding riboflavin synthase, whose protein sequence is MFTGIVEELGSVVAIEDRGQDARLRVRGPLVTSDAHLGDSIAVDGVCLTVSDLPGDGTFTADVMPESLRRTALGSLVVGAPVNLERALAVGGRYGGHVVQGHVDGVGTVLARRPGERWDEVEVAVPPALARYVAEKGSIAVSGVSLTVTHVSDEAFGVSLIPTTLAGTTLGTLVVGSPVNLEVDVLAKYAERLLTAVPR, encoded by the coding sequence ATGTTCACCGGGATCGTCGAGGAGCTGGGCTCGGTCGTCGCGATCGAGGACCGCGGCCAGGACGCACGGCTGCGGGTGCGCGGACCGCTCGTCACGTCCGACGCGCACCTGGGCGACTCCATCGCCGTCGACGGCGTCTGCCTCACGGTCAGCGACCTGCCCGGCGACGGGACGTTCACGGCCGACGTGATGCCGGAGTCGCTGCGGCGCACGGCCCTCGGCTCGCTCGTCGTCGGCGCACCCGTGAACCTCGAGCGCGCGCTGGCCGTCGGCGGACGGTACGGCGGGCACGTCGTCCAGGGCCACGTCGACGGCGTCGGCACCGTGCTGGCGCGGCGTCCGGGCGAGCGGTGGGACGAGGTCGAGGTCGCCGTCCCGCCCGCCCTCGCGCGCTACGTGGCGGAGAAGGGCTCGATCGCGGTCAGCGGGGTCTCGCTCACCGTCACGCACGTGTCCGACGAGGCGTTCGGCGTCTCCCTGATCCCGACGACGCTCGCCGGCACCACGCTCGGCACCCTCGTCGTCGGCTCGCCCGTCAACCTGGAGGTGGACGTGCTCGCGAAGTACGCCGAACGGCTGCTCACGGCGGTGCCGCGATGA
- the ribD gene encoding bifunctional diaminohydroxyphosphoribosylaminopyrimidine deaminase/5-amino-6-(5-phosphoribosylamino)uracil reductase RibD → MRRALELARRGPEHDPNPRVGCVLLRPDEDDDGPATTIGEGWHRGAGTPHAEVAALADAAERGQDTRGATAVVTLEPCAHTGRTGACTQALLAAGVRRVVVAVEDPNPVAAGGAAVLRAAGVVVETGVLADEGRTVLGAWLPTVGRDRPFVTLKTATSLDGRVAAADGSSRWITSDVARRHAHELRAEVDAIVVGTGTALRDDPSLTARTADGSLAEHQPLRVVVGRREVPAGARLRGPGGELVALATHDPASVLDDLRARGVRRVLVEGGPTLAAAFLRAGLVDEVHAYVAPVLLGSGPAALADLGITTIADAVRLEPVSVLPLGPDVLVVATPLREA, encoded by the coding sequence ATGCGCCGCGCCCTCGAGCTCGCGCGCCGCGGGCCCGAGCACGACCCGAACCCGCGCGTGGGCTGCGTCCTGCTGCGTCCCGACGAGGACGACGACGGCCCCGCGACGACGATCGGCGAGGGGTGGCACCGGGGAGCGGGCACCCCGCACGCCGAGGTCGCGGCGCTGGCGGACGCGGCGGAGCGCGGGCAGGACACGCGCGGTGCGACGGCCGTGGTGACGCTCGAGCCGTGCGCGCACACCGGCCGCACGGGCGCGTGCACGCAGGCGCTGCTCGCGGCGGGCGTGCGACGCGTCGTCGTCGCGGTCGAGGACCCGAACCCGGTGGCCGCCGGGGGAGCGGCCGTGCTGCGGGCCGCGGGCGTCGTGGTCGAGACCGGCGTGCTGGCCGACGAGGGCCGCACGGTGCTCGGTGCGTGGCTCCCGACCGTCGGCCGCGACCGCCCGTTCGTCACGCTCAAGACCGCCACCTCGCTGGACGGCCGCGTCGCCGCGGCCGACGGCTCGAGCCGGTGGATCACCTCCGACGTCGCGCGGCGGCACGCGCACGAGCTGCGGGCCGAGGTCGACGCGATCGTCGTCGGCACGGGCACCGCGCTGCGCGACGACCCCTCGCTGACGGCCCGCACGGCCGACGGCTCGCTCGCCGAGCACCAGCCGCTGCGCGTCGTCGTCGGCCGGCGCGAGGTCCCGGCGGGCGCGCGGCTGCGCGGTCCCGGCGGCGAGCTGGTCGCGCTGGCGACGCACGACCCGGCGAGCGTGCTGGACGACCTGCGTGCGCGCGGCGTGCGCCGCGTGCTCGTCGAGGGCGGACCGACGCTCGCCGCCGCGTTCCTCCGCGCCGGGCTCGTGGACGAGGTGCACGCGTACGTCGCGCCCGTCCTGCTCGGCTCCGGCCCGGCCGCTCTCGCGGACCTGGGCATCACCACGATCGCCGACGCCGTGCGGCTCGAGCCGGTCAGCGTGCTGCCGCTCGGGCCGGACGTGCTCGTCGTCGCCACACCCCTGCGGGAGGCCTGA
- the ribH gene encoding 6,7-dimethyl-8-ribityllumazine synthase, giving the protein MSGAGAPTLTVDGSGLRVVVVAASWHQVVMDGLLDGARRALAEAHVEDVHVVRVPGTFELPVAAAVAARAGADAVVALGVVVRGGTPHFDYVCSGATNGLTEVGVATGVPVGFGVLTCDDEQQALDRAGLPGSSEDKGHEAAQAAVATVTALRELRGALADPRA; this is encoded by the coding sequence ATGAGCGGCGCCGGAGCACCCACCCTCACCGTCGACGGGAGCGGCCTTCGGGTCGTCGTCGTGGCGGCGTCGTGGCACCAGGTCGTCATGGACGGCCTGCTCGACGGCGCCCGGCGTGCCCTCGCCGAGGCGCACGTCGAGGACGTGCACGTCGTGCGCGTGCCGGGCACGTTCGAGCTGCCGGTCGCCGCGGCGGTGGCGGCGCGGGCGGGCGCGGACGCGGTCGTCGCGCTCGGCGTGGTCGTCCGGGGCGGGACGCCGCACTTCGACTACGTGTGCAGCGGGGCGACGAACGGCCTCACGGAGGTCGGCGTCGCCACCGGCGTCCCCGTCGGGTTCGGCGTGCTGACGTGCGACGACGAGCAGCAGGCGCTGGACCGCGCGGGGCTGCCCGGGTCGTCGGAGGACAAGGGTCACGAGGCCGCGCAGGCGGCGGTCGCGACCGTGACGGCGCTGCGCGAGCTCCGCGGCGCGCTGGCGGACCCCCGCGCGTGA
- the ribA gene encoding GTP cyclohydrolase II, whose amino-acid sequence MSDPGAGRGAERELVRLGTVPEALDALRAGRPVLVADSPDRENEADVILAAQSATPEWVAWTIRHSSGYLCAPMPAARADALDLPLMVPHSQDPRRTAYTVTVDAATGVTTGISAADRARTLRVLADPASGAGDLIRPGHVLPLRAVPGGVLHRAGHTEAAVDLCRLAGLEPVGAIAELVHDDGSMVRLPQAAALAAEAGLVLLTIADLVAWRREHDAEVVTDRPVAGRPRVHATHTAYLPTRHGDFRIHGFRDLRTGDEHVALVPTAGLAEEPVVRVHSECLTGDAFGSARCDCGPQLDAALELAAAEGGAVVYLRGHEGRGIGLLAKVAAYALQDEGRDTVEANLDLGWPADRREYGAAAAILRELGVARVRLLTNNPAKVAGLRAHGVEVAEVRGLEVGRTPQNEAYLRTKATSMGHALHLDPVRVEPVRAAGTPGADTTDHTYVPLEDLA is encoded by the coding sequence ATGAGCGACCCGGGCGCGGGGCGCGGCGCGGAGCGGGAGCTCGTCCGGCTCGGCACGGTGCCGGAGGCGCTCGACGCGCTGCGCGCGGGCCGGCCCGTCCTGGTGGCGGACTCCCCGGACCGCGAGAACGAGGCGGACGTGATCCTGGCCGCGCAGTCCGCGACCCCCGAGTGGGTGGCCTGGACGATCCGGCACTCCTCGGGCTACCTGTGCGCGCCCATGCCCGCGGCGCGCGCCGACGCGCTCGACCTGCCGCTCATGGTGCCGCACAGCCAGGACCCCCGGCGCACGGCGTACACGGTGACGGTGGACGCCGCGACGGGCGTGACCACGGGGATCTCCGCGGCGGACCGCGCGCGCACGCTGCGCGTCCTGGCGGACCCCGCGAGCGGCGCGGGGGACCTGATCCGGCCCGGGCACGTGCTGCCCCTGCGCGCCGTCCCGGGCGGCGTCCTGCACCGGGCGGGGCACACGGAGGCCGCCGTCGACCTGTGCCGGCTGGCCGGCCTGGAGCCGGTGGGCGCGATCGCGGAGCTGGTGCACGACGACGGCTCGATGGTCCGGCTGCCGCAGGCGGCCGCGCTCGCCGCCGAGGCCGGCCTGGTGCTGCTCACCATCGCCGACCTGGTCGCGTGGCGGCGCGAGCACGACGCGGAGGTCGTCACCGACAGGCCCGTGGCCGGGCGCCCGCGCGTGCACGCCACGCACACCGCGTACCTGCCGACCCGGCACGGCGACTTCCGGATCCACGGCTTCCGCGACCTGCGCACCGGCGACGAGCACGTCGCGCTGGTCCCGACCGCCGGCCTCGCCGAGGAGCCCGTGGTCCGCGTGCACTCCGAGTGCCTCACGGGCGACGCGTTCGGCTCCGCCCGCTGCGACTGCGGACCCCAGCTCGACGCGGCGCTCGAGCTCGCGGCCGCCGAGGGCGGGGCGGTGGTCTACCTGCGCGGGCACGAGGGGCGGGGGATCGGCCTGCTGGCCAAGGTGGCCGCCTACGCGCTGCAGGACGAGGGCCGCGACACGGTCGAGGCCAACCTGGACCTGGGCTGGCCCGCCGACCGGCGCGAGTACGGCGCGGCGGCGGCGATCCTGCGGGAGCTCGGGGTCGCGCGCGTGCGCCTGCTGACCAACAACCCGGCCAAGGTCGCCGGCCTGCGCGCCCACGGCGTCGAGGTGGCGGAGGTCCGCGGCCTCGAGGTCGGCCGGACGCCGCAGAACGAGGCCTACCTGCGCACCAAGGCGACGTCGATGGGCCACGCGCTCCACCTCGACCCCGTCCGCGTCGAACCCGTCCGCGCCGCCGGCACGCCGGGTGCGGACACCACCGACCACACCTACGTCCCCCTGGAGGACCTCGCATGA
- a CDS encoding PH domain-containing protein, producing MPADPALRPFRPHLARIVAWALVVLVLAATGVLVALMPDLTALDRTGFVLLGLLIAWFCWRQASVAAVPDERGLTVRNLLVTTHLQWEQIVSVRFGDRPWVQLDLADGDTLAVMGVQRADGERANAEARRLATLVAARSRGLPDD from the coding sequence ATGCCCGCGGACCCGGCGCTGCGGCCGTTCCGGCCCCACCTCGCCCGGATCGTCGCGTGGGCGCTCGTCGTCCTGGTGCTCGCCGCGACGGGCGTGCTGGTCGCGCTCATGCCGGACCTGACGGCGCTGGACCGCACCGGGTTCGTGCTGCTGGGTCTGCTCATCGCGTGGTTCTGCTGGCGGCAGGCCTCGGTCGCGGCGGTGCCCGACGAGCGCGGGCTCACGGTCCGCAACCTCCTGGTCACCACGCACCTGCAGTGGGAGCAGATCGTCTCCGTGCGGTTCGGCGACCGGCCGTGGGTCCAGCTCGACCTCGCCGACGGCGACACGCTCGCCGTCATGGGCGTGCAGCGCGCCGACGGTGAGCGCGCGAACGCCGAGGCGCGCCGGCTCGCGACGCTCGTCGCCGCGCGCTCCCGCGGCCTGCCCGACGACTGA